The Acidimicrobiia bacterium genome contains a region encoding:
- a CDS encoding carbamoyl-phosphate synthase domain-containing protein: protein MTRREAVLVLADGAEFEGEAIGADVPVTTGEVVFNTAMSGYQEILTDPSYSGQVIIFTYPHIGNYGVNAEDDESRRPFCSGIIVRDLARRPSNWRAERTLDDLLREHGVPGIAGIDTRRLTRHLRDEGALPG, encoded by the coding sequence ATGACGCGTCGCGAAGCGGTCCTCGTCTTGGCTGACGGCGCCGAGTTCGAGGGCGAGGCGATCGGCGCCGACGTGCCCGTGACGACCGGGGAGGTCGTGTTCAACACCGCAATGTCGGGCTATCAGGAGATCCTCACCGACCCGTCGTACTCGGGACAGGTCATCATCTTCACCTACCCGCACATCGGCAACTACGGCGTCAACGCCGAAGACGACGAGAGCCGCCGCCCGTTCTGCTCCGGCATCATCGTGCGCGATCTCGCGCGCCGCCCCAGCAACTGGCGCGCCGAGCGAACGCTCGACGACCTGCTCCGCGAGCACGGCGTGCCCGGCATCGCCGGCATCGACACGCGGCGGCTCACACGCCACCTCCGTGACGAGGGCGCGTTGCCCGGC
- a CDS encoding dihydroorotase, with protein MTELVIRGGRVVDHDGERVADVLVRGGHVVEVGTGLTGDETLDASGCIVAPGLVDLHVHLREPGMEEAETVETGARAAALGGFTAVVAMPNTEPALDDPAIVASVLAAGVRAACDVVSSGCITKGRAGETLAPMGELHGLGVRIFTDDGACVADAGVMRHALEYSLALPGAVIAQHAEDAGLAGGGSMHEGAWSSRLGIPGRPAAAEDIIVARDLILAELTGARVHFLHLSTAGAVELVRAAKARGLAVTAEAAPHHFTLTDECCASFDPVFKVHPPLRTHADVEAIKRGLADGTIDAIATDHAPHPVEQKERPFEEAPPGMLGLETSFALTLTELVEPGVLSLVDAFALLSWRPAAIAGLAHHGQPITPGAVANLCVIDPAVTWEVDPLRLASKARNTPFAGRKLTGRVRHTILRGDPVVVDGEARR; from the coding sequence GTGACGGAGCTGGTCATTCGCGGCGGGCGCGTGGTCGACCACGACGGCGAACGCGTGGCGGATGTGCTGGTGCGCGGCGGTCACGTCGTCGAGGTTGGCACCGGTCTCACCGGCGACGAGACGCTCGACGCGTCGGGCTGCATCGTGGCGCCCGGCCTCGTCGATCTCCACGTGCACCTGCGCGAACCGGGCATGGAGGAAGCGGAGACCGTCGAGACCGGCGCGCGCGCCGCCGCCCTCGGTGGCTTCACCGCGGTCGTCGCGATGCCCAACACCGAACCCGCGCTCGACGATCCCGCCATCGTCGCATCGGTGCTCGCGGCGGGGGTGCGCGCCGCGTGCGACGTGGTCTCGTCGGGCTGCATCACGAAGGGCCGCGCCGGAGAGACGCTCGCGCCCATGGGCGAGTTGCACGGCCTCGGGGTGCGGATCTTCACCGACGACGGCGCGTGCGTCGCCGACGCGGGCGTGATGCGGCACGCGCTCGAGTACTCGCTCGCGTTGCCGGGCGCGGTTATCGCGCAACACGCGGAAGATGCCGGGCTCGCGGGAGGTGGATCGATGCACGAGGGTGCCTGGTCGAGCCGCCTCGGCATCCCGGGCCGGCCCGCCGCCGCCGAAGACATCATCGTCGCCCGCGACCTGATCCTCGCCGAGCTCACGGGTGCGCGTGTGCACTTCCTGCACCTGTCAACGGCCGGCGCGGTCGAGTTGGTGCGCGCCGCGAAGGCTCGCGGCCTCGCGGTCACTGCCGAGGCCGCGCCGCACCACTTCACCCTCACCGACGAGTGCTGCGCGAGCTTCGACCCGGTGTTCAAGGTGCATCCGCCGCTGCGTACCCACGCCGACGTCGAGGCGATCAAACGCGGACTCGCCGACGGCACCATCGACGCCATCGCCACCGATCACGCGCCGCACCCGGTGGAGCAGAAGGAGCGGCCGTTCGAGGAGGCACCCCCGGGGATGCTCGGCCTCGAGACGTCTTTCGCGCTCACGCTCACCGAGCTCGTCGAACCGGGTGTGCTGTCGCTCGTCGACGCTTTCGCGCTCCTCTCGTGGCGCCCCGCCGCGATCGCAGGGCTCGCGCATCACGGGCAGCCGATCACACCCGGCGCCGTCGCCAACCTCTGCGTCATCGACCCTGCCGTCACCTGGGAGGTCGACCCGCTGCGCCTCGCCAGCAAGGCCCGCAACACGCCCTTCGCCGGCCGCAAGCTCACCGGCCGCGTGCGCCACACCATCCTGCGCGGCGATCCCGTCGTCGTCGACGGCGAGGCCCGGCGATGA
- the pyrR gene encoding bifunctional pyr operon transcriptional regulator/uracil phosphoribosyltransferase PyrR produces the protein MLDAADVRRAHTRIAHEIVERNHGAEGVVLVGLYTRGLAIARRLAAAIEEFEHMGVPVGALDVAFYRDDIGLRPVQPLGPTEIPVDVAGRVVVLVDDVLYTGRTVRAALDALTELGRPQAVQLAILVDRGHRELPIRPDFVGKNLPTRHGEDVRVRLEEVDGVPDSVELWAQDEANQDEANQDEANQDEEGA, from the coding sequence GTGCTCGACGCCGCCGACGTCCGCCGGGCGCACACCCGCATCGCCCACGAGATCGTGGAGCGCAACCACGGCGCCGAGGGTGTGGTGCTGGTCGGCCTGTACACGCGGGGCCTGGCGATCGCGCGCCGGCTCGCGGCCGCGATCGAAGAGTTCGAGCACATGGGCGTTCCCGTCGGCGCGCTCGACGTCGCCTTCTATCGCGACGACATCGGGCTTCGCCCGGTGCAGCCGCTCGGACCAACCGAGATCCCGGTCGACGTCGCGGGCAGGGTCGTGGTGCTCGTCGACGACGTGCTCTACACGGGCCGCACGGTGCGCGCCGCGCTCGACGCGCTCACCGAGCTCGGCCGGCCGCAGGCGGTGCAGCTCGCGATCCTCGTCGACCGCGGCCACCGCGAGCTACCCATCCGGCCCGACTTCGTCGGCAAGAACCTCCCGACACGCCACGGCGAAGACGTGCGGGTCCGGTTGGAAGAAGTCGACGGCGTGCCCGACTCCGTCGAGCTCTGGGCTCAGGACGAGGCCAATCAGGACGAGGCCAATCAGGACGAGGCCAATCAGGACGAGGAGGGAGCATGA
- a CDS encoding aspartate carbamoyltransferase catalytic subunit encodes MKHLLSIADLDRAAIEEVLDLSEHFLEVTQRDIPKVPALRGKVVVSLFYEDSTRTRISFETAAKRLSCDVMSFSVGSSSVQKGESLRDTVQTIEAMGIDAVVVRHPAAGAPQRVASWVDASVVNAGDGCHEHPTQALLDALTLRRHLGADLTGARLAIVGDILHSRVARSGAIAFATLGAQVTLVSPPTLLPSSLDGWPVAVSHDLDAVLPDADVVYLLRIQHERRNASLFPTLREYTARYGLTVERASRLRKDTLVMHPGPMNRGVEIAAEVAEGPASLITEQVTNGVAVRMAVLYSLLGQGVSLA; translated from the coding sequence ATGAAGCACCTGCTGTCGATCGCCGACCTCGACCGCGCCGCGATCGAAGAGGTGCTCGACCTCTCGGAGCACTTCCTCGAGGTCACGCAGCGCGACATCCCGAAGGTGCCCGCGCTGCGCGGCAAGGTGGTGGTATCGCTCTTCTACGAAGACTCCACGCGCACCCGCATCTCGTTCGAGACGGCGGCGAAGCGTCTCTCGTGCGACGTCATGAGCTTCTCGGTGGGCAGTTCCTCGGTGCAGAAGGGCGAGAGCCTGCGCGACACCGTGCAGACCATCGAGGCGATGGGGATCGACGCGGTCGTCGTCCGCCATCCCGCCGCGGGTGCGCCGCAACGCGTTGCCAGCTGGGTCGACGCCAGCGTGGTGAACGCGGGCGACGGCTGCCACGAGCATCCCACCCAGGCGCTGCTCGACGCGCTCACGTTGCGCCGCCATCTCGGCGCCGACCTCACCGGCGCCCGCCTCGCCATCGTCGGTGACATCCTCCACTCGCGGGTCGCGCGCAGCGGCGCGATCGCGTTCGCGACCTTGGGAGCGCAGGTCACGCTCGTCTCGCCACCCACGTTGCTGCCATCGTCGCTCGACGGCTGGCCGGTCGCGGTGAGTCACGATCTCGACGCAGTGTTGCCCGACGCCGACGTCGTGTACCTGCTCCGCATCCAGCACGAACGCCGCAACGCGTCACTGTTCCCGACGCTGCGCGAGTACACCGCGCGCTACGGCCTCACTGTCGAGCGCGCGTCGCGGCTGCGGAAGGACACGCTCGTGATGCACCCGGGCCCGATGAACCGGGGCGTCGAGATCGCCGCCGAAGTAGCGGAGGGACCGGCCTCGCTCATCACCGAGCAGGTGACGAACGGGGTAGCGGTGCGTATGGCGGTTCTCTACTCGCTCTTGGGTCAGGGGGTCTCGCTTGCCTGA
- a CDS encoding carbamoyl phosphate synthase small subunit, whose protein sequence is AAATARSTDGVDLVATVTASEPYTEGDDAAPFRVVAYDFGIKRTILRHLVGVGCHVEVVPASTPAADVLARAPAGVFVWNGPAAPPPLVGAVAAVRSLVGEVPVFGICMGHHILGLALGGHTYKLQFGHHGANHPVRHVASGRVEITSQNHNYAVDADSLAGVVELTHVNLNDGVVEGMRVLDAPAYSVQYHPEAGPGPHDARYLFDEFTSLMTDAG, encoded by the coding sequence CCGCCGCCGCAACCGCGCGCTCCACCGATGGCGTCGACCTCGTGGCGACGGTTACCGCCTCGGAGCCCTACACCGAAGGCGACGATGCCGCCCCGTTCCGCGTGGTCGCGTACGACTTCGGGATCAAGCGCACGATCCTGCGCCACCTCGTCGGCGTGGGATGTCACGTCGAGGTGGTGCCCGCCAGCACTCCCGCAGCCGACGTGCTCGCCCGCGCGCCCGCCGGGGTGTTTGTCTGGAACGGACCCGCCGCTCCCCCGCCGCTCGTGGGAGCGGTCGCGGCGGTACGCAGCCTGGTGGGGGAGGTCCCCGTCTTCGGCATCTGCATGGGCCACCACATCCTCGGCCTCGCGCTCGGCGGCCACACCTACAAGCTGCAGTTCGGCCATCACGGCGCCAACCACCCGGTCCGACACGTTGCCAGTGGCCGCGTCGAGATCACGAGCCAGAACCACAACTACGCGGTCGACGCCGACTCCCTCGCGGGTGTGGTCGAGCTCACGCACGTGAACCTGAACGACGGCGTGGTCGAGGGCATGCGCGTGCTCGACGCGCCCGCGTACTCCGTGCAGTACCACCCCGAAGCCGGGCCCGGACCGCACGACGCGCGCTACCTGTTCGACGAGTTCACGTCGTTGATGACGGACGCCGGGTAG